The following proteins are co-located in the Paludibaculum fermentans genome:
- a CDS encoding sensor histidine kinase: MNLRSKPPLLSGVRLVLMAGFLGLLCLLGFAGFYSLHALRKVARTDDESTREFVKRSDALEVIRQNAYTSTSRVRDFLLDREPKAPQVHRQDAVAAWNRALSAVKAYSLVSPEAQRPAFQQLRLSMEAYWRVAEPALSWHDTKREVDGYDLLAEQLTPRRDEFLHLCDELRRANELDLRAAIDHSASLISLLQQRLAMVVVLALLIGSALAGITLHYFMRLERAASQRYEASIADRAQLEALSTRLLEIQEEERRRISRELHDEAGQALSGLLVDVANASAEIQNDQPSLKERMASIKRSAESTLSSIRNLSLLLRPSMLDDLGLIAALRWQARETARRSGMEVAVLAEDYNLELPDEYRTTIYRVVQEALNNAARHSGAKNVSILVRAEARRLLVLIQDDGKGFDPDTTKGMGLLGMQERIAHLNGQMEVESGVGQGVVLRIELPPVPAGKAA, translated from the coding sequence ATGAACCTCCGCTCAAAACCACCGCTGCTATCCGGCGTCCGCCTGGTGTTGATGGCGGGCTTTCTGGGGCTCCTGTGCCTTTTGGGTTTTGCGGGGTTTTACTCGCTGCATGCGCTGCGGAAAGTGGCCCGCACGGACGATGAGAGCACCCGTGAGTTCGTGAAGCGAAGCGACGCGCTGGAAGTGATCCGGCAGAATGCGTACACTTCGACGAGCCGGGTCCGCGATTTCCTGCTGGACCGCGAACCGAAGGCGCCGCAGGTCCACCGGCAGGATGCGGTGGCGGCCTGGAACCGGGCGCTGAGCGCCGTCAAGGCGTACAGCCTGGTGAGTCCCGAGGCTCAGCGGCCCGCCTTCCAGCAACTCAGATTGTCCATGGAAGCCTACTGGCGTGTAGCCGAGCCTGCCCTGAGCTGGCACGACACGAAGCGCGAAGTGGACGGCTACGATCTGCTGGCAGAGCAGTTGACACCGCGCCGCGACGAATTCCTGCATTTGTGCGACGAACTGCGGCGGGCGAACGAACTGGACCTGCGGGCGGCGATTGACCACTCCGCGTCGCTCATCAGCCTGCTGCAGCAACGGCTGGCGATGGTGGTGGTGCTGGCCCTGCTGATCGGCTCCGCGCTGGCCGGCATCACCCTGCATTACTTCATGCGGCTGGAGCGGGCGGCCTCCCAGCGGTATGAAGCCTCCATCGCGGATCGAGCGCAACTGGAAGCGCTGTCCACCCGCCTGCTGGAGATCCAGGAGGAGGAGCGCCGGCGGATCTCGCGTGAGCTGCATGACGAGGCGGGGCAGGCGCTCTCCGGCCTGCTGGTGGATGTCGCGAACGCCTCGGCGGAGATCCAGAATGACCAGCCTTCCCTGAAGGAACGTATGGCCTCGATCAAGAGGTCGGCTGAATCCACGCTTTCCTCCATCCGCAACCTGAGCCTTTTGCTGCGGCCTTCCATGCTCGACGACCTGGGGCTCATTGCCGCCCTGCGCTGGCAGGCGCGGGAGACGGCGCGGCGCAGCGGCATGGAGGTGGCCGTGCTGGCGGAGGACTACAATCTGGAGCTGCCCGACGAATACCGCACGACCATTTACCGGGTCGTCCAGGAGGCGCTGAACAATGCAGCGCGGCACTCCGGGGCGAAGAATGTTTCCATTCTGGTCAGGGCCGAGGCGCGGCGCCTGCTGGTGCTGATTCAGGACGACGGGAAGGGATTTGACCCCGACACGACCAAGGGCATGGGATTGTTGGGAATGCAGGAGCGCATCGCGCACCTCAACGGTCAGATGGAAGTGGAGTCCGGTGTCGGGCAGGGTGTTGTGTTGCGGATCGAGTTGCCGCCGGTGCCGGCGGGGAAGGCTGCATGA
- a CDS encoding DUF4097 family beta strand repeat-containing protein gives MTKTMWVCAFTVAAMTLPARGQDKLTVPLSDPSRPATLQASLLTGSIHVKGYSGKEIIVEAKSRQERASDTARKDGMRRITINSTGLEAEEDNNVVRIGASSMHRAIDIEIQVPMRTSLKLKSTNDGEITVEGVQGDVEVSNINGPVTLTGISGSVVAHSLNEKVKVVFNQVDPQKQMSFSSLNGDIDVTFPASLKANVKLKTQRGEVYSDFDVAMTAAPKATTEGGRTEKGKYRVKLDQSMYGTINGGGPEIQFSNFNGSIYIRKAGK, from the coding sequence ATGACGAAGACCATGTGGGTGTGTGCATTCACGGTAGCGGCGATGACCCTGCCGGCTCGGGGACAGGACAAGCTGACGGTGCCATTGAGCGACCCGTCACGGCCGGCGACGTTGCAGGCCTCGCTGTTGACGGGGAGTATTCATGTGAAGGGCTACTCCGGCAAGGAGATCATCGTGGAGGCCAAGTCCCGGCAGGAGAGGGCATCAGACACGGCCAGGAAGGATGGGATGCGCCGCATCACCATCAACTCCACCGGGCTGGAGGCGGAAGAAGACAACAATGTCGTCCGCATTGGTGCATCCTCCATGCACAGGGCGATCGATATTGAGATCCAGGTGCCGATGCGGACTTCCCTGAAGCTGAAGTCCACCAACGATGGCGAAATCACGGTGGAGGGCGTGCAAGGGGACGTGGAAGTGAGCAACATCAATGGCCCGGTGACGCTGACGGGGATCTCGGGCTCGGTTGTGGCGCATTCCCTGAACGAGAAGGTCAAGGTTGTTTTCAACCAGGTGGATCCGCAGAAACAGATGTCCTTCAGCTCGCTGAATGGCGATATCGACGTGACGTTTCCCGCGAGCCTGAAGGCGAACGTGAAACTGAAGACCCAGCGAGGCGAGGTGTACAGCGATTTCGACGTGGCGATGACGGCGGCTCCCAAGGCGACGACTGAGGGGGGACGGACTGAGAAGGGCAAGTACCGGGTGAAGCTGGACCAGTCGATGTACGGCACGATCAATGGCGGCGGCCCGGAGATCCAGTTCAGCAATTTCAACGGGTCGATCTACATCCGCAAGGCCGGCAAGTAA
- a CDS encoding RraA family protein translates to MVHLLPNDAASPFLELQGFDTCKIANAIEVLKLRLRNEGYTRPGLRCVTGGFPAIAGYAVTSKVRCADPPIRGTSHLELTDWWRKLQERPVPRIAVIEDIDPEPGQGAVLSQMHAEVLRSLRCCGVVTNGAVRNIPSLAAMSFPAFSCHVTMSHAYAHMVEYGVEVEILGLRVSPGDLIFADVHGMLSVPAEHIADILRVAREREQRLVRIIDLCRDGRFSFDRLKAEIQELENVQ, encoded by the coding sequence GTGGTTCATCTCCTGCCAAATGATGCGGCGTCCCCCTTCCTCGAGCTTCAAGGGTTCGATACCTGCAAGATCGCCAATGCCATTGAAGTACTGAAGCTTCGGCTCCGGAACGAAGGCTACACACGGCCAGGATTGCGCTGTGTGACCGGAGGCTTCCCCGCCATTGCCGGCTATGCCGTGACGAGCAAGGTGCGGTGCGCCGATCCGCCCATTCGCGGCACCTCGCATCTGGAACTGACGGACTGGTGGAGGAAACTGCAGGAGCGGCCGGTGCCCCGCATCGCGGTGATTGAAGACATCGATCCGGAACCGGGCCAGGGTGCAGTGCTGAGCCAGATGCACGCCGAGGTCTTGCGCTCCCTGCGGTGCTGCGGCGTCGTGACAAACGGCGCGGTGCGCAACATTCCCTCGTTAGCCGCCATGAGCTTCCCCGCGTTCTCGTGCCATGTGACTATGTCGCACGCCTACGCACACATGGTGGAGTACGGCGTCGAGGTGGAGATTCTGGGGCTGCGGGTGAGTCCGGGGGATCTTATTTTTGCCGATGTTCACGGGATGCTATCTGTCCCGGCGGAGCACATCGCGGACATCCTGCGCGTGGCGCGGGAGCGGGAGCAACGGCTGGTCAGGATCATCGATCTCTGCCGAGACGGGCGGTTCTCGTTCGACCGGCTGAAGGCTGAGATCCAGGAATTGGAGAATGTGCAATGA
- a CDS encoding DUF4097 family beta strand repeat-containing protein: MFALLWLAPLLMAEGLEEKQTIRKSLPEAARLEVDTVWGGIRVTGYDGHEVKMVATETVRADSRADLELARKEVRLDVGQQGDTARIYVDGPFRCHCEDGQWSGDRQRRRYVVRYDFELQVPRSMAVSLSTVNEGEISMSGVGGDFEIHNVNGIVDLSGLMGSGAVRTVNGHVKAEFARNPKGQTSFKTINGPIELYFRPGLSADVRLKTFNGKIYSDFEMTMLPARPVTEEKRNGKRVFRADRYSGGRIGGGGPELLVDGFNSEIRILEGK; the protein is encoded by the coding sequence GTGTTCGCACTATTGTGGCTGGCGCCCCTGCTGATGGCGGAGGGGCTGGAAGAGAAGCAGACCATCCGGAAGAGCCTGCCGGAGGCGGCGCGGCTGGAAGTGGATACGGTATGGGGCGGCATCCGGGTGACCGGCTACGACGGGCACGAAGTGAAGATGGTGGCGACGGAGACGGTGCGGGCTGATTCACGGGCGGATCTGGAGCTGGCTCGCAAGGAAGTGCGGCTCGATGTGGGCCAGCAGGGCGATACGGCCCGGATCTATGTGGATGGGCCGTTCCGCTGCCATTGTGAAGATGGCCAGTGGTCCGGCGACCGGCAACGGCGGAGGTATGTGGTCCGGTATGACTTTGAGCTGCAAGTGCCGCGCAGCATGGCCGTGAGCCTCTCGACCGTAAACGAAGGGGAGATTTCGATGAGCGGCGTCGGCGGCGACTTCGAGATCCACAACGTGAACGGGATTGTGGATTTGAGCGGGCTTATGGGCTCGGGCGCCGTGAGGACGGTGAACGGACACGTAAAGGCCGAGTTCGCCCGCAATCCCAAGGGCCAGACCTCGTTCAAGACGATCAATGGCCCCATCGAGCTCTACTTCCGGCCCGGCCTGTCGGCGGATGTGCGGCTGAAGACCTTCAACGGGAAGATTTACTCGGACTTTGAGATGACGATGTTGCCGGCCCGGCCGGTGACGGAAGAGAAGCGGAACGGCAAGCGGGTGTTCCGTGCGGACAGGTATTCCGGAGGCCGTATCGGCGGCGGCGGTCCGGAGCTTCTGGTGGATGGTTTTAACAGCGAGATTAGAATTCTGGAAGGCAAGTAG
- a CDS encoding response regulator: MSKIRIILADDHTVIRSGLKLLLERQPDLEVVGEAENGRQAVDLAEQLVPDVAVLDIAMPQLNGIDASRQIVARNPKVAVVILSMHSDEGYVMRALQVGAKAYLLKDSAEVDLIRAVRSVHAGESFFSPSVGRVLLEDYVRQMRVKGTDDSYELLTNREREVLQLIAEGKANKEISSLLNLSLHTVETHRTRILQKLNLHSVPELILYAVRKGIVT, encoded by the coding sequence ATGAGCAAGATTCGAATCATATTGGCCGATGACCATACGGTGATCCGTTCCGGATTGAAGCTGCTGCTGGAGCGGCAGCCCGATCTGGAGGTGGTGGGCGAAGCAGAGAACGGACGGCAGGCCGTGGACTTGGCGGAGCAACTGGTGCCCGATGTGGCCGTGCTGGACATCGCGATGCCGCAATTGAACGGGATCGACGCCTCGCGCCAGATTGTGGCGCGGAACCCTAAAGTGGCTGTCGTGATCCTGAGTATGCATTCGGACGAGGGTTACGTGATGCGGGCGCTGCAGGTGGGGGCCAAGGCCTACCTGTTGAAGGATTCGGCCGAGGTCGACCTGATCCGGGCGGTACGGTCTGTCCACGCGGGCGAGTCGTTCTTCAGTCCGTCAGTGGGCCGGGTGTTGCTGGAAGACTATGTCCGGCAGATGCGAGTGAAGGGGACTGACGACAGCTACGAGTTGTTGACCAACCGCGAGCGGGAGGTTCTCCAGCTGATCGCCGAAGGGAAGGCAAACAAGGAGATCTCTTCGCTGCTGAACCTGAGCCTGCATACGGTGGAGACGCACCGGACGCGCATTCTGCAGAAGCTCAACCTGCACTCCGTGCCGGAGTTGATCCTCTATGCGGTGCGCAAGGGGATCGTCACCTGA
- a CDS encoding OmpA family protein: MPDAATKLQIQELLNKIQDAYFDFARHTLRPDAETALRANSKTLSEIIQQYPDFRLTVEGYCDERGSDEFNMALGDARAKQAKDYLVSLGLPGGQLKTVSYGKEKQVCTEHDEDCWQKNRRAHLTQAQ; encoded by the coding sequence ATGCCGGATGCCGCGACCAAACTCCAGATTCAGGAACTGTTGAACAAGATCCAGGACGCCTACTTCGATTTCGCGCGTCACACCCTCCGTCCCGATGCCGAGACCGCCCTCCGCGCCAATTCCAAGACCCTGAGCGAGATCATCCAGCAATACCCCGATTTCCGGCTGACGGTGGAAGGCTACTGCGACGAGCGTGGTTCCGATGAATTCAACATGGCGCTGGGCGATGCCCGCGCGAAGCAGGCAAAGGACTACCTGGTGTCGCTCGGCCTGCCGGGTGGCCAACTGAAGACCGTGAGCTACGGCAAAGAGAAGCAGGTCTGCACCGAGCATGACGAAGACTGCTGGCAGAAGAACCGCCGCGCGCACCTGACGCAAGCTCAGTAG
- a CDS encoding HEAT repeat domain-containing protein codes for MAMRCEEIQELLPEYWAGSANAQGRELVKSHLAECAECRESSQLWSMLGELPDEKPGPEVAVRFRTMLAAYRHGLEQAEAPKPKKSFSISQWLYGWWPAKLELQVSIAAACLAVGVAIGVVASSNAPSAKEFAKLHDELRGTREMVAVSLMRQQSASDRLRGVSWSTRLNRPDEEVLGALLAAVDQDPSVDVRLAAADALRKYANVPEVGQGMVTALGRSDSPLVQIALIDALVDMRDRRSVTVLKKLSADQAVNESVRQRANWAIGRF; via the coding sequence ATGGCAATGCGGTGTGAAGAGATTCAGGAGTTGCTGCCGGAGTATTGGGCCGGGTCGGCCAATGCGCAGGGCCGCGAGCTGGTGAAGAGCCACCTGGCGGAGTGCGCGGAGTGCCGGGAGTCGTCACAGCTCTGGTCGATGCTGGGTGAACTGCCGGACGAGAAGCCGGGCCCCGAAGTGGCGGTGCGGTTTCGCACCATGCTGGCGGCCTACCGCCACGGTCTGGAGCAGGCGGAGGCGCCGAAGCCGAAGAAGAGTTTCTCGATTTCACAGTGGTTATACGGCTGGTGGCCGGCGAAGCTGGAGCTGCAGGTATCGATTGCCGCGGCCTGCCTGGCGGTGGGTGTGGCGATCGGAGTGGTGGCCAGCTCGAACGCCCCTTCGGCCAAGGAGTTCGCCAAACTGCACGACGAGCTGCGCGGGACGCGGGAGATGGTAGCGGTTTCGCTGATGCGGCAGCAATCGGCCAGCGACCGGCTGCGTGGTGTGAGCTGGAGCACCAGATTGAACCGGCCGGACGAAGAGGTGCTGGGCGCCCTGCTGGCGGCGGTGGACCAGGATCCCAGTGTCGATGTGCGGCTGGCGGCGGCGGATGCGCTGCGCAAGTACGCGAATGTGCCCGAGGTGGGCCAAGGCATGGTAACCGCGTTAGGACGGTCGGATTCCCCGCTGGTGCAGATTGCGCTGATCGACGCGCTGGTGGATATGAGGGACCGGCGGTCGGTCACGGTGCTGAAGAAGCTGAGCGCGGACCAGGCGGTGAACGAGTCTGTCCGGCAGCGCGCGAACTGGGCCATCGGCCGGTTCTAG
- a CDS encoding RNA polymerase sigma factor yields MAQTDEDLMSGVRQGDLRALGPLFERHHVHLFNFLLRLTGDRAHSEDLVQDVFFRILRYRQTYRDGTSFTTWMYQIARNARVDALRKKRPEVGVELETLSPADARPTPADRAESTQQEELLRRSMSLLPEEKRELLVLSRYQNLPHDQIAELLHCEVSTVKVRVFRAVQELKKIYQGLLSEHKRTGRGAWAVADEGHGNAV; encoded by the coding sequence ATGGCGCAGACAGACGAAGATCTAATGTCCGGAGTGCGGCAGGGTGACCTGCGCGCGCTGGGCCCCTTGTTTGAACGCCACCACGTTCATTTGTTCAATTTTCTGCTCCGGCTGACCGGAGACCGGGCGCACAGCGAGGATCTGGTCCAGGATGTTTTCTTCCGGATTCTGCGCTACCGCCAGACCTACCGGGATGGGACGTCGTTCACGACCTGGATGTACCAGATCGCACGGAATGCACGGGTGGATGCCTTGAGAAAGAAACGGCCGGAGGTCGGGGTGGAACTGGAGACGCTCTCACCAGCGGATGCGCGGCCAACGCCGGCTGACCGGGCGGAGTCTACCCAGCAGGAAGAGCTTCTGCGCCGCTCGATGTCGCTGCTGCCTGAGGAGAAACGGGAGCTGCTGGTGTTGAGCCGGTATCAGAACCTGCCGCACGACCAGATTGCGGAGTTGCTGCACTGTGAGGTAAGCACCGTGAAGGTAAGGGTTTTCCGGGCGGTGCAGGAGTTGAAGAAGATCTACCAGGGCCTTTTGTCGGAACACAAACGGACGGGCCGTGGCGCGTGGGCTGTTGCAGACGAGGGACATGGCAATGCGGTGTGA
- a CDS encoding efflux RND transporter permease subunit, translating into MSRFAIKTPYFIVVVCLTILILGINTLSKMPVDMFPSMNIPVVVVATYYSGMPPEQIETDITSRFERFFTLASGLEHIESRSLPGVSIIKIYFQPGSNPDSAVTSISNLAMANLRRLPPGTLPPIVLKFDASSLPVCLVTFKGEGIQETAMRDLAQFQVRNQIANVPGASVPQPFGGSLRQIMVYADPYRLEAHQLSLMDVVRAINLGNLILPAGDVQVGHLDYNIYTNSQLRSLEDINQLPVKMEGLTPVRVVDIGTAKDAQQIQTNVVRVDGQRSVYVPVLKQGGDTNTIAVVDGMREALKKLVDVPAQLTSKVVFDQSVFVKTAIETLLHEGAIGLFLTSLMILLFLGSMRATTAVFFSIPLSALATFVILALGGSSVNSMVLGGLALAFSRLIDNSVVVLENIYRHLELGESPEVAAEKGGREVALPVLAATLTTAIVFFPVTLLYGVSKFLFSALALTVVISLLASYVVALTVVPLFCARFIHGHSQSTGTGFFARFNAGFNTRFEKMLVSYDGAVSRVLDRPIRVLAGFGALFAISLALWPLMGMSFFPRTDAGQFMMNIKLPSGTRIQRTESRIAAVEQIVRQVVPPEELELIVSNIGINYDFSAVYTPNAGMHTAFVQVSLKEDHKVNSFEYMARVKAKLAEEMPDVTAYFQSGGLVDAVLNMGLPAPIDVQVDGSNLEHSYSTAAQLAAKIRKLPGVADLYIPQDLDYPALQLDVDRVRAAQMGLDQREVVGNVITALTSNAMIAPTFWIDPKSGNDYLLTVQYGENQVKSLADLKAIPLRGPGQKNPARLESISTTRRVDSPTEVDHFQLRRVIDVYVRPLNEDLGKLANSIDGIIAGTPIPKGVAVTLRGMVQGMRASFRSFSIGLVLAVMLLYLILVAQFQSFVDPLIILLAVPPGLAGVLITLVATGTTLNVMSLMGVVMLVGIAVSNSILIVEFTRHLRHEGMDVRSAVALACRVRLRPVLMTSLATIIGLMPMALKLGAGSEAYAPLARAIIGGLTLSVVLTVFLVPAGYYLWYRGRDRQEAQHA; encoded by the coding sequence GTGTCCCGATTTGCGATCAAGACGCCGTACTTCATTGTCGTTGTCTGCCTGACGATTCTGATCCTCGGCATTAATACGCTGTCCAAGATGCCGGTGGACATGTTCCCTTCGATGAACATTCCCGTGGTGGTGGTGGCGACCTACTACTCGGGCATGCCGCCGGAGCAGATTGAAACCGACATCACGAGCCGCTTCGAACGGTTCTTCACCCTGGCGAGCGGTCTGGAGCATATCGAGTCGCGGTCGCTGCCCGGCGTCAGCATCATCAAGATCTACTTCCAGCCGGGCTCGAATCCCGACTCCGCCGTGACCTCCATCAGTAACCTGGCCATGGCGAACCTGCGACGCCTGCCGCCGGGCACATTGCCGCCGATCGTGCTGAAGTTCGACGCGTCGAGCCTGCCGGTGTGCCTGGTGACCTTCAAGGGCGAGGGCATCCAGGAGACGGCCATGCGCGACCTGGCCCAGTTCCAGGTGCGCAACCAGATTGCCAATGTGCCTGGCGCGTCGGTGCCGCAGCCTTTCGGAGGCAGCTTGCGGCAGATCATGGTGTACGCCGATCCCTACCGCCTGGAGGCGCACCAGCTCAGCCTGATGGATGTTGTGCGGGCCATCAACCTGGGCAACCTGATTCTGCCGGCCGGCGACGTTCAGGTAGGCCACCTGGACTACAACATCTATACGAACTCCCAATTGCGCTCGCTGGAAGACATCAACCAGCTACCTGTAAAGATGGAGGGGTTGACGCCGGTTCGCGTCGTGGACATCGGCACGGCCAAGGATGCGCAGCAGATCCAGACGAACGTGGTGCGCGTGGACGGGCAGAGGTCGGTTTACGTGCCCGTGCTGAAGCAGGGCGGCGATACGAACACGATCGCCGTGGTTGACGGCATGCGCGAAGCGCTGAAGAAGTTGGTGGACGTTCCCGCGCAGTTGACCAGCAAGGTGGTGTTCGATCAATCGGTATTCGTGAAGACGGCCATTGAGACGCTGCTGCACGAAGGTGCGATCGGCCTGTTTCTGACCTCCCTGATGATTCTGCTCTTCCTGGGTAGTATGCGGGCGACGACGGCGGTCTTCTTCTCGATTCCGCTTTCCGCACTGGCGACCTTCGTGATTCTCGCCCTGGGCGGGAGTTCGGTGAACAGCATGGTGCTGGGCGGCCTGGCGCTGGCCTTCTCCCGGCTGATTGACAACTCAGTTGTGGTGTTGGAGAACATCTACCGGCACCTGGAGTTGGGTGAGAGTCCGGAGGTGGCGGCGGAGAAGGGCGGGCGCGAGGTGGCATTGCCTGTGCTGGCCGCGACTTTGACGACAGCCATTGTGTTCTTCCCCGTGACGCTGCTTTACGGCGTCAGCAAGTTCCTGTTCTCGGCGCTCGCACTGACCGTGGTGATCTCCCTGCTGGCGTCGTATGTGGTGGCGCTGACAGTGGTGCCGCTCTTCTGCGCGCGCTTCATTCACGGGCATTCCCAGTCCACCGGGACGGGGTTCTTCGCGAGGTTCAATGCGGGCTTCAATACCCGGTTTGAGAAGATGCTCGTCTCTTATGACGGAGCGGTGTCGCGTGTGCTCGACCGCCCCATCCGCGTGCTGGCGGGTTTCGGGGCGCTGTTCGCCATCAGCCTGGCATTGTGGCCGCTGATGGGCATGTCGTTCTTCCCGCGTACAGACGCGGGCCAGTTCATGATGAACATCAAACTGCCGTCGGGCACACGGATCCAACGGACGGAATCCCGCATCGCCGCCGTCGAGCAGATTGTGCGCCAGGTCGTTCCCCCCGAGGAGTTGGAGCTCATCGTTTCGAACATCGGTATCAACTACGACTTCTCGGCTGTCTACACTCCCAACGCGGGTATGCACACGGCCTTTGTGCAGGTGAGCCTGAAGGAAGACCACAAGGTCAACAGCTTTGAGTACATGGCTCGGGTGAAGGCGAAACTGGCCGAGGAGATGCCGGATGTCACCGCCTATTTCCAGTCCGGCGGACTGGTGGACGCGGTGTTGAATATGGGTTTGCCGGCGCCGATCGACGTGCAGGTGGATGGCTCGAATTTAGAGCACTCCTACTCGACAGCTGCCCAGTTGGCCGCGAAGATCCGGAAACTGCCGGGCGTGGCCGACCTCTACATCCCGCAGGATCTGGATTATCCGGCGCTGCAGCTAGACGTGGACCGCGTGCGCGCGGCGCAGATGGGGCTGGATCAGCGCGAAGTAGTGGGTAATGTGATTACGGCGCTGACCTCGAATGCGATGATCGCTCCGACATTCTGGATCGACCCGAAGTCGGGCAACGACTACCTGCTCACAGTCCAGTATGGCGAGAATCAGGTGAAGTCGCTGGCGGATCTGAAGGCGATCCCGCTGCGCGGACCGGGCCAGAAGAATCCGGCCCGGTTGGAATCCATCAGTACGACGAGGCGAGTGGATTCGCCCACGGAGGTGGATCACTTCCAGTTGCGCCGTGTTATCGATGTCTACGTCCGGCCGTTGAATGAGGACCTGGGCAAGCTGGCTAATTCGATCGACGGGATCATTGCCGGCACCCCGATTCCGAAAGGCGTTGCGGTGACTCTGCGCGGCATGGTGCAGGGCATGCGCGCTTCGTTCCGAAGTTTCTCGATTGGACTCGTGCTGGCGGTGATGCTGCTCTACCTGATCCTGGTGGCGCAGTTCCAGTCGTTCGTCGATCCGCTCATCATTCTGCTGGCCGTACCCCCTGGCCTGGCCGGCGTGTTGATCACGCTGGTCGCGACGGGCACGACGCTCAATGTGATGTCGCTGATGGGGGTAGTGATGCTGGTGGGCATCGCGGTCTCGAACAGTATCCTGATCGTCGAGTTCACGCGTCACTTGCGGCATGAAGGAATGGATGTGCGTTCCGCAGTGGCTTTGGCCTGCCGCGTCAGGCTGCGGCCGGTTCTGATGACGTCCCTCGCAACGATCATCGGCTTGATGCCGATGGCCCTGAAGTTGGGTGCCGGTAGTGAGGCCTATGCGCCGCTGGCGCGGGCCATCATAGGAGGTCTTACTCTTTCCGTGGTGTTGACAGTATTCCTGGTGCCGGCAGGTTATTACCTGTGGTACCGCGGCCGGGACCGCCAGGAGGCGCAGCATGCGTAG
- a CDS encoding efflux RND transporter periplasmic adaptor subunit: MKRRLFPLLAAVVAGGCLVGYLALRPRAVAASVEPEKVTTVGVARVSRHDLAKTMTVTAELIPFQEVEVMAKVAGYVQKMYVDVGDHVTQGQLLAVLEVPEMQDDLVRAAASIQRNRAELAKAKDELRRAESANQMTHLAYTRLAEVLKSQPGLVAQQEIDDAQGRDLMAAAQVAAAKSALVASQEQISVSEAEQTKLRTLMSYARVSAPFTGVVTKRFADNGSMIQAGTASHLQAMPIVRLSQNQLLRLVMPVPESAAGLMRRGATLDVRIPTLQRAFRGVIARTSDKVDSATRTMETEVDVPNPAGELIPGMFAEVDLTLAASKDALAVPVSALKEKDGGRTVYVVDSGGKVAIRKVQTGIETALLAEVRNGLEPGDMVITSNPGQLMPGQTVKPKVEGGAE; this comes from the coding sequence ATGAAGCGACGACTGTTTCCCTTGCTCGCCGCGGTGGTGGCGGGCGGCTGTCTGGTGGGCTATCTGGCGCTACGTCCGCGGGCCGTAGCGGCCTCTGTGGAGCCGGAGAAGGTCACCACCGTGGGTGTTGCCAGGGTCTCGCGCCATGACTTGGCGAAGACCATGACGGTAACGGCGGAACTGATCCCGTTCCAGGAAGTGGAAGTGATGGCCAAGGTGGCCGGCTATGTGCAGAAGATGTACGTCGATGTCGGTGATCATGTGACGCAGGGCCAACTGCTGGCGGTGCTGGAAGTGCCTGAGATGCAGGATGACCTGGTAAGGGCGGCGGCCTCCATCCAGCGCAACCGGGCCGAACTCGCCAAGGCTAAGGACGAGTTGCGCAGGGCGGAGTCGGCCAACCAGATGACTCATCTCGCGTACACACGCCTGGCGGAGGTCCTGAAGTCGCAGCCGGGCCTGGTGGCACAGCAGGAGATCGATGACGCCCAGGGGCGCGACCTTATGGCGGCGGCGCAGGTGGCAGCGGCGAAATCCGCGCTGGTTGCGTCGCAGGAGCAGATCAGTGTCTCTGAGGCCGAACAGACAAAACTGAGGACGTTAATGAGCTATGCGCGGGTATCGGCGCCCTTCACAGGTGTGGTGACCAAGCGTTTCGCCGACAACGGCTCGATGATCCAGGCGGGCACGGCCAGCCATTTGCAGGCCATGCCGATTGTGCGGCTTTCGCAGAACCAGTTGTTGAGGCTGGTGATGCCGGTACCTGAGTCGGCTGCCGGGCTGATGCGCCGGGGCGCCACGCTGGATGTCCGCATCCCCACGCTGCAAAGGGCCTTCCGCGGAGTGATCGCGCGCACTTCGGACAAGGTCGATTCCGCTACCAGAACCATGGAAACGGAAGTGGACGTGCCCAATCCCGCGGGCGAACTGATCCCGGGCATGTTCGCCGAAGTGGACCTGACCCTCGCGGCGAGCAAGGACGCACTGGCGGTGCCGGTGTCGGCGCTCAAGGAGAAGGACGGCGGGCGTACGGTCTATGTGGTCGACTCTGGCGGGAAGGTGGCCATCCGCAAGGTTCAGACGGGAATAGAGACAGCACTGCTGGCTGAAGTTCGGAACGGGCTGGAGCCCGGAGACATGGTTATCACGAGCAACCCTGGACAGTTGATGCCGGGCCAGACGGTGAAGCCGAAGGTGGAAGGGGGCGCCGAGTAG